ATGTATATTCAATGCAGCATGTACTTGCCAGGCCCAACTTTGTTAAAGCAATTTCATTTTAGTCAGCCTTGGattgatgtacatgtactaaGCGTAGTCTTGTAAAATAATCACAGAGAACTACTAGTTATTCCAAGTGTGACACATGTAGCAATAGTCTTAAAATCAATGGTAGAaacattgatattattattgttattattgttgatattgtctttaataataaatatccCTTTGTCAACGTccttgttgtattatgggatttgttaggctcaggctatattggtgtctgagctcaaggcagtacaggtggtcttggtaattacggtgagtgcataaagctggataaagctagtgggtagagctagtagacaagctagtgtaaggcaatATAGGGGAGGACATAGGGAAGTGTAACAAAAGACCGAggcttcttcatcttcacatcagtacatgtgagtacattgctttatacaacatggcgcagttgacaaaattctgatttttttgTGTGTTATCATTAGCGAACATTTTTCTGGTTACGGGGTTAAGTTTAAACGGTTgattagaccctttcacgggcgtgcaggtgAGGTGACGTGAGGTAGGGCGGTGTCGTGAGGTGTTGTAGCGGTGAAGCATCAGTGTTGGAGAGGTGTAGATATTTATTACGTGTTCGGAGGTGAgaattacattaaatttataCAAGTTGAGTAGAGTAAATTTGTGGCAAGAAATATAAGGTATTGTGTTGGGATGGAGAGTGGctttccgaagctggtgttcagtgagcacggtgatggctcgtgggagagatttatagaagaaatgaatttatgtattgagagtgcagttgagagaagaggttacAAAGGTGAAGGTGGCAATAGACGCcttattatgagaggtagagctaaGTTGAGGCCattattgagagctattgggcacagtggtagagaagtattgaggggTGCAGGGTTCAATGTAGATGGtataaattctacttatgaaggggcagtggaggttttgcaggattattatgatagacaagagagtatgttcgtaaagggaCATAAGTTTCTAACGGCTAGGCAGGCACTTggagaaagtgatagagaatatttacaacgggtagagagtttgagcagatatgcagaggtgactaacaataatgatagggtaaggtttgctcTTATAGTGGcagttaacgggttgagagatagagaagtaagtaGAGACTTGATGAAGAATGCCAATTTGACCTGGGTGATGTTgaatgaggcattgagggctcgtgagaTAGCGAATCATTCAGACAGGTTTGTGAGAGCAGATAGTAGAGGCTGCGACTTAAAAAGTGAGATTAAAAAAAAGGTAGGCAGGGTATCAGAGTGCGACAGTCGTGCGCAGTACCGGAGTAATGGTAAAGATGGAAGCTATGATTCAGTGGGTAGACCTTCCCCTAGAGGTAACCCTAGGAGCAGTAGAaggtattatggtagtgaggagcatgatactagtgaatatgggacaagaggctgggagtataacaaggacagtagaaagtatagggataatagcagggagaggcatgtctctagatatagagcaaatagtagagaaggcagtgaagATAGAGTATGCTATAATTGCAGACACAGTGGccatgagatgaggagttgtccctccattaaatgtttttcttgtggaaggcgaggacatgtatcccgttattgtagggataagGGAGATGTAGGTTATGACAGACGAGGTAGcagcaggaggtcaggaggtagccGTGATAGTAGCTATGAGCGATATGGCAGCAGGGATATTAGTAGGGAGAGGTGCAGGGGCCAAGAAAGCCCCCGCGAGATGAGAGACAAGTCTAGTAGGTACAGGGACAAaagtatggataggtttgagggggagaagtataaggagaggcgCAAGACGAGCCGGTATGATGAAGGGTACCAGGAtaatagtaagggcagaagtgttagattctctggttatagagataaatatggtgaagatcaatgactaggccagggaattgtgcagtatttagaagttaatggagtaaatgtagagtttacgtttgatactggggctgaggtgtctatggtaaccgaggcaacagccaataagttgaacctacggttaaagaaaccgtcgacagttttagaaactgctgatggtagtgagttaaaattggttggaagtgtaatagttcatttggaaagtaaagacaggcatatggatgctgaagttcatgtggtgaaaggattgagaacgaacttcttgggcataactgagttgaggcagcttaaattatttgctgttgtaaatgcgttatgcgaaagtaagtttgaggctgttGAGGAGTGTAaaagtattaagccagttaagccAGTTAAGCCATTTTCGTcgagaaccattattgctgggtcaagttatgtttcagatgatgtcgagttgcaaaacctgacaaataagtctgacagagagagcgaagttaagaaaggtcacacaggtcaagattggtggacttgtaaaaccaagggagCGAAAAGTAGCGAATACGTGGAAATTGGTAGTCAACAGGGGACAGCCCAAGACACCAGAGATGCgcaagtgtctatggggtgtgatagagaacagagtcacgatgaggtaaggaaaggtgctgagaaagtagctgaaccagtgctgtaatggaaaaggtttgctcttttttagccgaggtatccagcaatggaatgttagacagagaaggtcatgagaaaaaggtagcagagattgaaagagaggaaagggaggtgcggaggaagtcgaaggagaaattggctaagctaaaagccaaacgggaggcagcagtcatggagttggaaaatgtcaaggcattcagggtagtggtacaggagttagccgaggttcagaggagaattgctggtagcagacctgcactggttgcgGGTGAGGTCGAGCTaaataggtctgggcctatgccaactcccagctctgtggtgccatctcctgtgcagccggttacggcccaaGTGGAGAtctcccacaggaagcctgtcgagcctgcctcttactggggagagcgaggtaaagacggaagagacggagatgaggttgaggagtcattactgacccaaccaaaagactccgggctagtcagggttggtggaagtagtgttggagatgttggtggaaggagtgttggtagtgacagtggtcacggtaaaagtattggtagcggcggaggtcagggtgatggaaaagccagtgcagactggcaatggagctggcagtagcgagaAGAGTACTCTAGACGgtggcacagggtcagacaagccagaggcatagcttatggagactgccctaatggagtcaggtaacgagcaacacaagtaaggtaagttactacgtctgcttgttggtagtgatggagtggcccaaaacaaaaagaaaaaaagaaagggcatgttgaATTATGGGATTttttaggctcaggctatattggcgtctgagctcaaggcagtacaggtggtcttggtaattacggtgagtgcataaagctggataaagctagtagataagctagtgtaaggcagtataggggaggatataaggaagtgtaacgaaagaccgaggcttcttcatcttcacatcagtacatgtgagtacattgatttatatGACAGTCCTGTCAAAAGCTTTGTTAAAATCTAAGATAGTcttaagtaaaatatttataatgtcTGTCATTGGCTCAGCAAAAAGATAGACATTGTTTTTGCTTACCTAACTGGAGAAATCCTTTCAACTATTTGATTTGGATCAAATAGTCGAAAGGATTTTGGTCAAAAGTTTATAAGCACTAAATTGCTTTCAACAGCCATAGGTTAACAATTTTAACCTCAAGATTGCAACTAACAAGAAACTGACTGCAGCTAAACATGATTTTACAAGCTAGTATTGCtattatcactgttattattattaaaccaTAAATCATATGTggtagattttagtaaagatattAACGGAAATAATTTTACATAGAAGAAATACTTGCTCATTGTTTGGTATAACGCATATATCTTTATACCACTAGTTTTGGTACATGCGCTAAATCGtactatattattgttatttttctgTTATTGGAGATTACGACAATCAACGAAAAGACCGGTCTCTTCCAGTTTATGTTCTCAAACTGTAACACACACTTTCTCATGCTATGAAATTAGAGCATCATTTTACATGGTGCCAAAAGTGAGGAAACAACCTTGGAACTTATAGAGATCAATGCACCACAATATGGAGCAACTGTTAGCATCAAAATCGCTGGCGGATGGCCCTAACCTACCCAAAGACTAGCAGATCTTTAAACGAGATTTCGAACTCTTTCTCACGGCAACATCAAAGGATGACGCTGAGAACAAAATCAAGACGGCTCACCTATTGAGAACTATAGGTCGTAGAGGCAATCAAATATGTATATGATTCTTTTAACTAGACAAACGCTACTGACAAATTAGTTTACAACGAAGTCATAAAGAAATTTGATGACTACTGCAAACCGAGAATCAATTTCGTAGCCAAGACACCCTCATTGCTGACATGCATACAGAGGAATAAAATGATAGACGAATTCCTCACTGAACTACACGCTATTGCAAGACTATGTGACTTGAAGGAGCTATATGACAGACTAGTGCTGCAAGCATTTCCTATTAGATAATAACAATGACAAAATAAGAAAGAAACTTTTTGATTTAAACGACACTGACTTAGACAGAGCTGTCAAATTATGTAGACACAAGGAGATGACCACTATTGACTACAGACTTATGACTGCGAAGTTAGAACCATCAACAGAACATGCAAACACCGCTGAGAGTAAGACTGACAAACCCAGACTGATGGACACTTCTCGCTTCAGTAAAACAAACACCACAAGACTGTCAATGAACTCAAACTGTGGAAATTGTAGGGACGCTCACCTGCCGCGGTCATGCCCAGCGTATGGCAAGACGTGCAACTATTGTAAGAAGTTCAACCACTTTTCTGCCTACTGCAGATCCCGGAGATGTTCATCCAACCACATTGACAATCACGCAGAGACCCCCCAATCATGTGATTTAGAATTACTCATCAGACGATGACGTCGAATTACACAATTTAAGTGCTATATTTATATCAGTACGAGACCATAGGCTATTAGCCACTCTTACGACAAAACCAACTAAAACTGATTCTGAGTGCAGACTGGAATTTCAACTAGACACAGCAGCTACTTGCAATACCCTAAACTCAAGTGACTATGACAAACTGAGCAGACCAAGAATAGAGCCCAATAAAACAATTCTGACTTTGCATGACCAAAGTACTTGTGCTCCTTTAGGCTGGATACATCTCTCATTACAAAACAAACAGGGAAAGTACATGACTCTGAAGTTTTTAATTGTTAAAACAAGGCAGCACAGCATTCTATAGAGGAAGGCGTGCCAAGAACTCAACCTACTTCAATTAGTAGTAAACGACAATCAAGAGAATGTTAACTTTACGACTACTGACAAAAGCATTGACACGCTACTGACGGACTATGATAAAATTTTTACTGTGCTTGGAAAACTCAAACAAGGGTTTAAAATGGGACTCACACGTGACTCTCGACCCATACAATTACGCCCTTGTAAAGTTCCATTGTCTACAAAAGGCGACCTCATAGATGCCATTAATGAACTGGGGCAGC
The genomic region above belongs to Watersipora subatra chromosome 1, tzWatSuba1.1, whole genome shotgun sequence and contains:
- the LOC137391038 gene encoding uncharacterized protein DDB_G0287625-like, whose product is MESGFPKLVFSEHGDGSWERFIEEMNLCIESAVERRGYKGEGGNRRLIMRGRAKLRPLLRAIGHSGREVLRGAGFNVDGINSTYEGAVEVLQDYYDRQESMFVKGHKFLTARQALGESDREYLQRVESLSRYAEVTNNNDRVRFALIVAVNGLRDREVSRDLMKNANLTWVMLNEALRAREIANHSDRFVRADSRGCDLKSEIKKKVGRVSECDSRAQYRSNGKDGSYDSVGRPSPRGNPRSSRRYYGSEEHDTSEYGTRGWEYNKDSRKYRDNSRERHVSRYRANSREGSEDRVCYNCRHSGHEMRSCPSIKCFSCGRRGHVSRYCRDKGDVGYDRRGSSRRSGGSRDSSYERYGSRDISRERCRGQESPREMRDKSSRYRDKSMDRFEGEKYKERRKTSRYDEGYQDNSKGRSVRFSGYRDKYGEDQ